One genomic region from uncultured Cohaesibacter sp. encodes:
- a CDS encoding O-succinylhomoserine sulfhydrylase — MSETKKTETGYRPATEMVHGGVMRSQWGETSEALFMTQGYVYDSAEAQEARFTGEEPGYVYSRYANPTISMFENRMALLEGAEGARGTASGMAAVSSAMLSCVKAGDHVVAASALFGSCLYIVSELLPRFGVECTLVDGTNLEEWKAAMRPNTRACFLESPTNPVLSVIDIAGVAEIAHEAGAKLVVDNVFATAMWQSPLALGADVVIYSATKHIDGQGRCLGGVVLSTEQFLEEEFKDIHRHTGPSLSPFNAWVMLKGLETFPLRVKEQTLSAGILADRLAEHKAIERIFYPGREDHPQADVCKKQMRGGSTMIALNVAGGKEKAFELENALKVIKISNNLGDAKSLITHPATTTHQRLTDDQLAAAGIGQGTLRFSVGLEDVEDLWEDFEQALASL, encoded by the coding sequence CCATGGAGGCGTGATGCGTTCGCAGTGGGGGGAAACATCCGAAGCGCTTTTCATGACGCAGGGTTACGTCTATGACAGCGCGGAAGCTCAGGAGGCCCGCTTCACTGGCGAGGAACCGGGCTATGTCTATTCTCGTTATGCCAACCCGACCATCTCCATGTTCGAAAACCGTATGGCACTGCTCGAGGGCGCTGAAGGCGCACGCGGCACGGCCTCCGGCATGGCGGCAGTTTCATCGGCCATGCTTTCTTGCGTGAAGGCCGGAGATCATGTGGTGGCTGCCAGTGCCCTGTTCGGCTCCTGTCTATATATCGTTTCGGAGTTGCTGCCCCGCTTCGGCGTTGAATGCACCTTGGTCGACGGCACCAATCTGGAAGAATGGAAAGCAGCGATGCGGCCAAACACCCGCGCCTGCTTCCTAGAAAGCCCGACCAACCCGGTTCTGTCCGTCATCGACATTGCTGGCGTCGCCGAAATTGCGCATGAAGCTGGTGCAAAGCTGGTTGTCGATAACGTGTTTGCAACGGCCATGTGGCAAAGCCCGCTGGCGCTGGGCGCTGATGTGGTCATCTATTCTGCGACCAAGCATATTGATGGTCAGGGCCGATGTCTGGGCGGTGTCGTATTGTCGACCGAACAGTTTCTGGAAGAAGAATTCAAGGATATCCATCGCCATACCGGCCCGTCGCTGTCTCCGTTCAATGCATGGGTCATGCTCAAGGGGCTGGAAACCTTCCCTCTGCGTGTGAAGGAACAGACCCTGAGCGCGGGCATCCTTGCCGACCGTCTGGCAGAGCACAAAGCCATCGAGCGCATTTTCTATCCCGGTCGTGAGGATCATCCGCAGGCTGACGTCTGCAAGAAGCAGATGCGCGGCGGCTCCACCATGATTGCGCTCAACGTGGCTGGCGGCAAGGAAAAGGCCTTTGAGCTGGAAAATGCCCTCAAGGTCATCAAGATTTCCAACAATCTGGGCGACGCCAAAAGCCTGATCACCCATCCGGCCACCACCACACATCAGCGCCTCACCGATGATCAACTGGCTGCGGCTGGTATCGGCCAGGGCACGTTGCGTTTCTCGGTTGGTCTTGAAGATGTAGAAGATCTTTGGGAAGATTTCGAGCAGGCACTTGCCAGCCTCTGA